Proteins encoded by one window of bacterium:
- the mraY gene encoding phospho-N-acetylmuramoyl-pentapeptide-transferase — protein MLPVIKILILATIAFGVAIIFTPFWLKVLVRYKLGKQIRTEGAPIFALFHGKKAGTPTMGGLLVWVTALALIVFFWIMSRWFSDAFISRLDFLSRGQTLLPLGAMVISAIIGLGDDVLGILRIGSNGGGFRMRHRALLYLLVAVGGAWWFHYKLDWDTLVVPFLGTFQIGWWYIPVFVFIIFATAFSVNEADGLDGLAGGLLLIAFATLGAISYAQDRFDLAALCGVIMGALLAFLWFNIYPAKFFMGDTGSMGLGVTLGVIAMLTNSALLLPLIAFIPMIESLSVILQMLSKKLRGKKLFHSTPLHHHFEAVGWPETQVTMRFWIVGGVAAGLGLILSLLGTEFVF, from the coding sequence ATGTTACCCGTCATCAAAATTCTTATTCTGGCGACTATCGCGTTTGGCGTAGCAATTATTTTTACACCGTTCTGGCTGAAGGTGCTCGTGCGATATAAGCTTGGCAAACAGATACGCACCGAAGGCGCGCCGATTTTTGCTTTGTTTCATGGGAAAAAAGCAGGCACGCCGACCATGGGAGGACTGCTTGTGTGGGTGACTGCTCTTGCGCTCATCGTGTTCTTCTGGATTATGAGCCGGTGGTTTTCCGATGCGTTTATATCGCGGCTCGACTTTCTCTCTCGTGGACAGACTCTCCTTCCGCTTGGCGCCATGGTCATTAGCGCGATTATCGGTCTCGGGGATGATGTCCTTGGTATATTACGCATCGGCTCAAATGGAGGCGGATTCCGCATGCGGCATCGCGCCCTGCTCTATCTTCTTGTTGCGGTTGGAGGAGCATGGTGGTTTCATTACAAGCTTGATTGGGATACGCTGGTTGTTCCGTTTCTCGGGACGTTCCAGATCGGATGGTGGTATATTCCTGTTTTTGTATTTATTATTTTCGCGACGGCTTTTTCGGTCAACGAAGCGGACGGCCTTGACGGCCTTGCGGGGGGGCTTCTTTTGATCGCTTTTGCAACGCTAGGCGCGATATCTTATGCGCAGGACAGGTTTGATCTTGCGGCACTGTGCGGCGTGATCATGGGGGCGCTGCTTGCATTTTTGTGGTTCAACATCTATCCGGCAAAATTCTTCATGGGCGACACGGGTTCTATGGGGTTGGGCGTGACGCTTGGCGTTATAGCCATGCTTACAAATTCGGCACTGCTTCTTCCTCTCATTGCCTTCATACCGATGATCGAATCGCTATCCGTCATCCTGCAGATGCTTTCAAAAAAACTTCGCGGAAAAAAATTATTTCACTCAACGCCTCTGCACCATCATTTTGAAGCTGTAGGTTGGCCGGAAACGCAGGTAACGATGCGCTTTTGGATTGTGGGCGGAGTTGCTGCGGGCCTAGGGCTCATTTTGTCGCTTCTCGGAACCGAATTTGTATTTTAA